A part of Kitasatospora acidiphila genomic DNA contains:
- a CDS encoding CapA family protein, which translates to MRLPALTMAAALLTTIAGCSGAPTASHRGPSGPGGPSGRSGRSPSAAASPAGPRAFTLLASGDVLPHTEIIQQAADDAGGSGYDFSKMLAGVKPVVSGADLAICHMETVYGADGGPFTGWPTFKSPPQVARALKDAGYAACDTASNHTLDDGSAGIQRTLDAMDAVGLRHTGSARNADEAGKPSLLHVHGATVAHLAYTYGTNDIPLPSGQPWAVNLIDRDRILADAKAARTAGADIVVVSIHWGTEWQDDPNDQQLTLTRELTAGQQEGAPVIDLILGTHAHIPQAYEKVNGTWTVYGMGDQIAGHMFNYTGAEDPRGNWSSIARFTFSPPAQPGQRWTVTKAEFIPQLMDLGPPYRVLDLADAVRQNPNRGDYAQALDHIRSVVLSRGAAAAGLTMAPS; encoded by the coding sequence ATGCGACTGCCGGCCCTGACGATGGCTGCCGCGTTGCTCACGACCATCGCGGGCTGCAGCGGCGCCCCGACCGCGTCGCATCGCGGCCCGAGCGGCCCTGGCGGACCAAGCGGACGGAGCGGACGGAGCCCTTCGGCGGCCGCGTCCCCGGCCGGCCCGCGGGCTTTCACGCTGCTCGCCTCGGGCGACGTCCTCCCGCACACCGAGATCATCCAGCAGGCCGCGGACGACGCCGGAGGCAGCGGGTACGACTTCTCCAAGATGCTCGCGGGCGTCAAACCCGTGGTGAGCGGCGCCGATCTGGCCATCTGCCACATGGAGACGGTGTACGGCGCCGACGGCGGCCCGTTCACCGGCTGGCCGACCTTCAAATCGCCCCCGCAGGTCGCCCGAGCCCTCAAGGACGCCGGGTACGCCGCCTGCGACACCGCCTCGAACCACACGCTCGACGACGGCTCCGCCGGCATCCAGCGAACCCTCGACGCCATGGACGCGGTGGGCCTGAGACACACCGGCTCGGCGCGCAACGCCGACGAGGCCGGCAAGCCGTCCCTGCTGCACGTGCACGGTGCCACCGTGGCCCACCTCGCCTACACCTACGGCACCAACGACATCCCCCTGCCGTCGGGGCAGCCCTGGGCGGTCAACCTCATCGACCGGGACCGGATCCTGGCCGACGCCAAGGCCGCCCGCACCGCCGGCGCCGACATCGTGGTGGTCAGCATCCACTGGGGCACCGAATGGCAGGACGATCCGAACGACCAGCAGCTCACCCTCACACGCGAGTTGACGGCCGGCCAGCAGGAGGGCGCACCCGTCATCGACCTGATCCTGGGCACCCATGCCCACATCCCCCAGGCGTACGAGAAGGTCAACGGCACCTGGACCGTCTACGGGATGGGGGACCAGATCGCCGGGCACATGTTCAACTACACGGGCGCCGAGGACCCGCGCGGCAACTGGAGTTCGATCGCCCGGTTCACCTTCTCCCCTCCGGCCCAGCCGGGTCAGCGCTGGACGGTCACCAAGGCCGAGTTCATCCCGCAGCTGATGGACCTCGGGCCGCCCTACCGGGTCCTCGACCTTGCCGACGCGGTCCGGCAGAACCCCAACCGCGGCGACTACGCACAGGCCCTGGACCACATCCGCTCGGTGGTCCTCAGTCGTGGCGCGGCAGCGGCCGGGCTCACCATGGCGCCGTCCTAG
- the dacB gene encoding D-alanyl-D-alanine carboxypeptidase/D-alanyl-D-alanine endopeptidase produces MWSIPVRRLAAPLATVLVALLVTASAPATPAPLTADLDRLLADPRLAGAEVSVLVSDAATGTVVYQHDADALLLPASTQKTVTAAAALDLLGQDHRFTTQVLATGSRTGGRLDGDLVLRGGGDPSLQPADLDALAARVAAGGVTEVTGGVLADASRYDDVPLGAAWAWDDQAAYYSPQISALTLTTDSDDDVGTVRLTLTPDTAAGGPAAVRLTPEQAPVRVSGQAATGAAGSPNTVQVDRRPGGNDLVLSGSLPADAGPTDEWVAVDDPARLAGTVFAAALARHGVAVHGALREQRAPAGAAVLAAHDSAPLGELLVPFLKLSNNGIAEHLVKEIGAVKAGSGSWTAGLDQLRGYLHRNGLEVTPARQVDGSGLSRQNLMTGQRLVALFRFARRQPWFTTWYNALPVAGDPRRMVGGTLSDRFRGTPAEGRVHAKTGSMTGVDALAGYLERANGQTLAFSLLVNNFAGDSPRPVIDAIVVRLASDAAAAPRQAAPAAPGPAHDWEAACGRADQGVTGSGACRV; encoded by the coding sequence GTGTGGAGCATCCCGGTCCGTCGGCTCGCCGCCCCGCTGGCCACCGTCCTCGTCGCCCTGCTGGTCACCGCCTCGGCGCCCGCCACTCCCGCCCCGCTCACCGCTGACCTGGACCGCCTGCTCGCCGATCCCCGCCTCGCCGGGGCCGAAGTGTCCGTGCTGGTCAGCGATGCCGCCACCGGCACGGTGGTCTACCAGCACGACGCGGACGCGCTGCTGCTGCCCGCCTCCACCCAGAAGACCGTCACCGCGGCCGCCGCGCTCGACCTGCTCGGCCAGGACCACCGCTTCACCACGCAGGTCCTCGCGACCGGCTCCCGCACCGGCGGCCGCCTCGACGGCGACCTGGTGCTGCGCGGCGGCGGTGACCCGAGCCTGCAGCCGGCCGACCTCGACGCGCTGGCCGCCCGGGTCGCCGCCGGCGGCGTCACCGAGGTGACCGGCGGCGTGCTGGCCGACGCCTCGCGCTATGACGACGTGCCACTCGGCGCGGCCTGGGCCTGGGACGACCAGGCCGCCTACTACAGCCCGCAGATCTCCGCCCTCACCCTCACCACCGACAGCGACGACGACGTGGGCACCGTGCGCCTCACCCTGACACCGGACACCGCGGCGGGCGGACCGGCGGCCGTCCGGCTCACCCCCGAGCAGGCGCCCGTCCGGGTCAGCGGGCAGGCCGCCACCGGCGCGGCGGGCAGCCCGAACACCGTGCAGGTGGATCGGCGTCCCGGCGGCAACGACCTGGTGCTCTCCGGCAGCCTGCCGGCCGACGCTGGCCCGACCGACGAATGGGTGGCGGTCGACGACCCCGCGCGGCTGGCCGGCACCGTCTTCGCCGCCGCACTGGCCCGGCACGGCGTCGCGGTGCACGGCGCACTGCGCGAGCAGCGGGCCCCGGCGGGCGCCGCCGTGCTGGCCGCGCACGACTCGGCGCCGCTCGGCGAGCTGCTGGTGCCCTTCCTCAAGCTCAGCAACAACGGGATCGCCGAGCACCTGGTGAAGGAGATCGGCGCGGTGAAGGCCGGTTCCGGCAGCTGGACGGCCGGGCTGGACCAACTGCGCGGCTACCTGCACCGCAACGGACTCGAGGTGACGCCGGCCCGCCAGGTGGACGGCTCCGGACTGTCGCGGCAGAACCTGATGACCGGGCAGCGGCTGGTCGCACTGTTCCGCTTCGCCAGGCGGCAGCCCTGGTTCACCACTTGGTACAACGCGCTGCCGGTGGCCGGCGACCCCCGCCGGATGGTCGGCGGCACCCTGAGCGACCGGTTCCGCGGCACCCCCGCCGAGGGCCGGGTGCACGCCAAGACCGGCTCGATGACCGGCGTGGACGCGCTGGCCGGCTACCTGGAGCGGGCGAACGGGCAGACCCTCGCGTTCAGCCTGCTGGTGAACAACTTCGCCGGGGACAGCCCGCGCCCGGTGATCGACGCCATCGTGGTCCGGCTGGCGTCCGACGCCGCCGCAGCCCCGCGCCAGGCGGCCCCGGCCGCCCCCGGTCCCGCGCACGACTGGGAGGCCGCCTGCGGCCGTGCCGACCAGGGCGTGACCGGCTCGGGTGCCTGCCGGGTCTGA
- a CDS encoding sensor histidine kinase, which produces MRVLPGRFRPHADRADRTPAARRAHRMRWRLTALFTLTSAIGLIGLAGFAVHNDDLSRRRQLDSELKLQITQAVSGLEFDDTGQLVATTLNDYVETSCPSLFVLSDTGGSLKPAFTPRQPCAHARPADVQAIAAASVQEGGRVLTDGRGTDGHPLRLAAGVFATADGQGTGGSIVAVGDLTSDQAAHRELTGLLAAGCAVLLGLSAIAGHLLSGRAIRPALTALQQQEAFLAEAAHDLRTPAASLRLLAETALRDDTARDAALERTVRLATRMGELVDGLLTRARLTAGVVTLAREPLRLDQLVEAVADDTHTDGHQVTVRTEPAVVNADPELLRRAVANLLGNALTHGRTAGAPARVELTVRADGAVTVDDAGPGIPAELADSLFERFHSGSGSTGLGLSIASWVARAHAGTLTAGSSPTGGARFTLRLPVHG; this is translated from the coding sequence GTGAGAGTGCTGCCCGGCCGGTTCCGGCCGCATGCCGACCGGGCCGACCGGACGCCCGCGGCCCGCCGGGCCCACCGGATGCGCTGGCGCCTCACCGCGCTGTTCACCCTGACCAGCGCGATCGGCCTGATCGGCCTGGCCGGCTTCGCCGTGCACAACGACGACCTCTCCCGGCGCCGCCAGCTCGACAGCGAGCTGAAGCTGCAGATCACCCAGGCCGTCTCCGGCCTCGAGTTCGACGACACCGGGCAGCTCGTCGCCACGACCCTGAACGACTACGTCGAGACCTCCTGCCCGTCGCTGTTCGTGCTGTCCGACACCGGCGGCAGCCTCAAGCCCGCGTTCACCCCGCGCCAGCCGTGCGCGCACGCCCGCCCCGCCGACGTCCAGGCGATCGCCGCCGCGTCGGTGCAGGAGGGCGGCCGGGTCCTGACCGACGGCCGCGGCACGGACGGCCACCCGCTCAGGCTCGCGGCCGGAGTCTTCGCCACCGCCGACGGCCAGGGCACCGGCGGCTCGATCGTCGCCGTGGGCGACCTCACCTCGGACCAGGCCGCACACCGGGAGCTGACTGGCCTGCTCGCCGCCGGCTGCGCCGTCCTGCTCGGCCTGTCCGCGATCGCCGGCCACCTGCTCTCCGGCCGCGCCATCCGGCCCGCGCTGACCGCACTGCAGCAGCAGGAGGCCTTCCTCGCCGAGGCCGCCCACGACCTGCGCACCCCCGCCGCCTCGCTGCGCCTGCTCGCCGAGACCGCCCTGCGCGACGACACCGCGCGCGACGCGGCGCTGGAGCGCACCGTGCGGTTGGCGACCCGGATGGGCGAGCTCGTCGACGGACTGCTCACCCGCGCCCGCCTCACCGCGGGCGTCGTCACCCTCGCCCGCGAACCGCTGCGCCTCGACCAGCTCGTGGAGGCCGTCGCCGACGACACCCACACCGACGGGCACCAGGTCACCGTCCGCACCGAGCCCGCCGTGGTGAACGCCGACCCGGAACTGCTGCGCCGCGCCGTCGCCAATCTGCTGGGCAACGCGCTCACCCACGGCCGCACAGCCGGAGCGCCCGCCCGGGTGGAGCTCACCGTGCGGGCCGATGGCGCGGTCACGGTCGACGACGCCGGACCGGGCATCCCCGCCGAGCTGGCCGACTCGCTGTTCGAGCGTTTCCACAGCGGCTCCGGCTCCACCGGCCTCGGGCTGTCCATCGCCTCCTGGGTCGCCCGCGCTCACGCCGGCACCCTCACCGCCGGGAGCAGCCCGACCGGCGGCGCCCGCTTCACCCTCCGCCTGCCCGTGCACGGTTGA
- a CDS encoding DUF5994 family protein, giving the protein MTATSDPTASRPPGPEPPVRLSLTPEGATPGRLDGAWWPRSHDLLSELPPLAAALDPKWGKITRVTVNPRHWPVIPRRVPVAGHVIHVGWFEEEQDADEVVVCSFIPLRLELLVIPPEAEASAAERLMTAASDPANTRPGTDLLTAEGVPTADPRADG; this is encoded by the coding sequence ATGACCGCGACCTCCGATCCCACCGCCTCCCGGCCTCCGGGGCCAGAACCGCCGGTCCGGCTCTCACTGACACCCGAGGGCGCCACCCCGGGTCGGCTCGACGGTGCCTGGTGGCCCCGCTCGCACGACCTATTGAGTGAACTCCCGCCACTGGCGGCGGCGCTGGACCCCAAGTGGGGCAAGATCACCCGGGTCACCGTGAATCCGAGGCACTGGCCGGTCATTCCCCGGCGGGTTCCGGTCGCAGGCCACGTCATCCACGTCGGGTGGTTCGAAGAGGAGCAGGACGCGGACGAGGTGGTGGTGTGCTCCTTCATCCCGCTGCGCCTGGAGCTTCTGGTGATTCCCCCCGAGGCCGAGGCCTCAGCCGCCGAGCGGCTGATGACGGCGGCATCCGACCCGGCCAACACCCGCCCCGGCACCGACCTCCTGACAGCCGAGGGCGTGCCGACCGCCGACCCGCGGGCCGACGGATGA
- a CDS encoding response regulator transcription factor: MRVLVIEDNDDLRFAVTAALRGDGLAVDEAADLPAADEALFVTEYDCVVFDRMLPSGDSLDYVRQLRQNGRSVPVLFLTSRDQIADRVEGFTAGGDDYLVKPFAVPELIVRVRSLCRRAGTVTPPVHRVAGLEIDTARRQVRRDGVLLVLTAKEYALLEVLAIRADQAVPRAELIEKCWDEMAEPNSNVVDVLVSQLRRKLGAPPLVHTVRGVGYRLAADGTDGAGSGR, from the coding sequence GTGCGCGTACTGGTGATCGAGGACAACGACGACCTGCGGTTCGCCGTCACCGCCGCGCTGCGCGGTGACGGTCTGGCCGTCGACGAGGCGGCGGATCTGCCGGCCGCCGACGAGGCGCTGTTCGTCACCGAGTACGACTGCGTCGTGTTCGACCGGATGCTGCCGTCCGGCGACTCCCTCGACTACGTCCGGCAGCTGCGGCAGAACGGCCGCTCGGTGCCCGTGCTGTTCCTCACCTCCCGCGATCAGATCGCCGACCGGGTCGAGGGGTTCACCGCGGGCGGTGACGACTACCTGGTCAAGCCGTTCGCGGTGCCCGAGCTCATCGTCCGGGTGCGCAGCCTGTGCCGCCGGGCCGGCACCGTCACCCCGCCGGTGCACCGCGTCGCCGGCCTGGAGATCGACACCGCCCGCCGGCAGGTGCGCCGGGACGGCGTGCTGCTGGTGCTGACCGCCAAGGAGTACGCGCTCCTGGAGGTCCTGGCGATCCGCGCCGATCAGGCCGTGCCCCGCGCCGAGCTGATCGAGAAGTGCTGGGACGAGATGGCCGAGCCCAACTCCAACGTCGTCGACGTGCTGGTCTCACAGCTGCGCCGCAAGCTCGGCGCCCCGCCCCTCGTCCACACCGTGCGCGGCGTGGGCTACCGGCTGGCCGCCGACGGCACCGACGGCGCCGGGTCCGGACGGTGA
- a CDS encoding M60 family metallopeptidase translates to MSSSSTTGRRAAGRVPMAALLATAAAAALLSAGCSADPPARPAQPSSSPLTVTLAATPSAEAEQQRLATEFHPDDTQPTGLYLPPHTSLTVTADRPGDAPVPELLVGTYGLDGTDSGTEDEPRTHRLQDATTVVGDDTGGLLYVRYTKDGGGAAPELTLHFGDAARPVPFHVLGKTPAAQWKAQLEAAKDVPVAQFVSEHLVLTVHLDSARRNAGQDPDDLLRGYEHILAVEDAISGLGGKAPSDARSPLRYFVSEGRAHIDPNAYYTRVCYPSDSIDEILNTAALNKGWGIWHELGHMHQQSSWTWDSTTEVTVNIYSLAVQRDAAQPSRLAADGTPEAVRGYLAKPAAARNYDAEDGDPFVRLAMFEQLRLAFGDRFYPELHKLTRRAEQAADPEQYLVLNASRVAGRNLAGFFSAWGVPVTDQTKAELAALGLPAPDQDPAAMDVAKSS, encoded by the coding sequence ATGAGCAGCAGTTCCACGACCGGGCGCCGGGCTGCCGGCCGGGTCCCGATGGCAGCCCTGCTGGCCACCGCCGCGGCCGCGGCACTGCTGAGCGCGGGGTGCAGCGCAGACCCGCCCGCCCGGCCGGCCCAGCCGTCGTCATCCCCGCTGACCGTCACGCTCGCGGCCACGCCCTCGGCGGAGGCCGAACAGCAGCGCCTGGCCACCGAGTTCCACCCCGACGACACCCAGCCGACCGGCCTGTACCTGCCGCCGCACACCAGCCTGACCGTCACGGCCGACCGGCCCGGCGACGCGCCCGTGCCCGAACTGCTGGTCGGCACCTACGGGTTGGACGGCACCGACAGCGGCACCGAGGACGAGCCGCGCACCCACCGGCTCCAGGACGCCACGACGGTGGTCGGCGACGACACCGGCGGCCTGCTGTACGTCCGCTACACCAAGGACGGTGGGGGCGCCGCGCCCGAGCTCACGCTGCACTTCGGCGACGCGGCCCGGCCGGTCCCCTTCCACGTCCTGGGGAAGACGCCCGCCGCGCAGTGGAAGGCGCAGTTGGAGGCGGCGAAGGACGTGCCGGTCGCCCAGTTCGTCAGCGAGCACCTGGTCCTCACCGTCCACCTCGACTCGGCCCGCCGCAACGCCGGGCAGGACCCCGACGACCTGCTGCGCGGGTACGAGCACATCCTCGCGGTGGAGGACGCGATCAGCGGACTGGGCGGCAAGGCCCCGAGCGACGCGCGCAGCCCGCTGCGGTACTTCGTCTCCGAGGGCCGGGCGCACATCGACCCCAACGCGTACTACACCCGGGTCTGCTACCCCTCCGACTCGATCGACGAGATACTGAACACCGCCGCCCTGAACAAGGGTTGGGGCATCTGGCACGAGCTCGGGCACATGCACCAGCAGTCCTCGTGGACGTGGGACAGCACCACCGAGGTGACCGTCAACATCTACAGCCTCGCGGTCCAACGCGACGCCGCGCAGCCCAGCCGGCTCGCCGCCGACGGCACGCCCGAGGCGGTCCGCGGCTACCTGGCCAAGCCGGCCGCCGCCCGGAACTACGACGCGGAGGACGGCGACCCCTTCGTCCGGCTGGCCATGTTCGAACAGCTGCGCCTCGCCTTCGGCGACCGCTTCTACCCCGAGCTGCACAAGCTGACCCGCCGGGCGGAGCAGGCCGCCGACCCCGAGCAGTACCTCGTCCTGAACGCCTCGCGGGTCGCCGGACGAAACCTGGCCGGCTTCTTCTCCGCCTGGGGCGTCCCGGTCACCGACCAGACCAAGGCCGAGCTGGCCGCCCTCGGCCTCCCGGCCCCGGACCAGGATCCGGCCGCCATGGACGTGGCGAAGAGTTCCTAG